In Camelina sativa cultivar DH55 chromosome 16, Cs, whole genome shotgun sequence, a single window of DNA contains:
- the LOC104749754 gene encoding actin-depolymerizing factor 6 — MSFRGLSRPNARSGMGVADESKTTFHELQRKKTHRYVVFRIDESKNEVVVEKTGNPAESYDDFLGSLPDNDCRYAVYDFDFVTSENCQKSKIFFFAWSPETSHIRAKVLYSTSKGQFRRELHGIHYEIQATDPTEVGLEVLRERAN, encoded by the exons ATGTCTTTCAGAGGACTTAGCAGG CCAAATGCAAGATCTGGAATGGGTGTTGCAGATGAGAGCAAAACCACGTTTCATGAGCTTCAGCGGAAAAAAACTCATCGCTACGTTGTCTTCAGGATCGATGAGTCCAAGAACGAAGTCGTAGTTGAGAAAACTGGCAACCCTGCTGAGAGCTACGATGATTTCTTAGGTTCACTCCCTGATAATGACTGCAGATACGctgtttatgactttgatttCGTCACTTCTGAGAATTGTCAAAAGagcaaaatcttcttctttgcttg gtCTCCTGAGACTTCTCATATTAGAGCGAAGGTGCTTTACTCGACATCTAAAGGCCAGTTTAGGAGGGAGCTTCATGGGATTCACTATGAGATTCAAGCTACTGATCCTACTGAAGTTGGTCTTGAAGTCTTGCGCGAACGAGCAAACTGA
- the LOC104749757 gene encoding protein root UVB sensitive 2, chloroplastic-like isoform X2 codes for MQFLEKVKLIKKEEPVMAKKNPEDIPVYWFENSDSVSHRFHFESDGHLSMKVVDDARPVPQKMVESFLNKFFPSGYPYSVNEGYLRYTQFRALQHLSSAALSVLSTQSLLFAAGLRPTPAQATVVSWILKDGMQHVGKLICSNLGARMDSEPKRWRVLADVLYDIGTGLELVSPLCPHLFLEMAGLGNFAKGMATVAARATRLPIYSSFAKEGNLSDIFAKGEAISTLFNVAGIGIGIQLSSTICSSMEGKLVVGSILSVVHVFSVVEQMRGVPINTLNPQRTALIVANFLKTGKVPSPADLRFQENLMFPERPIQEAGNVKVGRALHKAVKPSEVQKLKEVFVEEKFLLSHGKSCTDMVLEHDATGEDALRGWLVAAYAKSMKNMYNDPDDIILQDAYDRMYDVFSPFLSQVQAKGWYTDRFLDGTGTRFAR; via the exons ATGCAGTTTCTG GAGAAGGTGAAGTTGATAAAGAAGGAAGAGCCAGTAATGGCGAAGAAGAATCCTGAAGACATTCCCGTTTACTGGTTCGAGAACTCTGATTCTGTCTCTCACCGTTTCCACTTCGAATCCGACGGCCACCTCTCT ATGAAAGTTGTTGATGACGCAAGACCTGTTCCTCAGAAGATGGTTGAATCCTTCCTTAATAAGTTCTTCCCTTCTGGATATCCATACAG TGTGAACGAAGGATATCTAAGGTACACACAGTTTAGAGCACTTCAGCATTTATCAAGTGCAGCGTTATCTGTGTTATCGACTCAG TCACTGCTATTTGCTGCAGGCTTGCGGCCTACACCGGCTCAAGCAACTGTTGTTAGCTGG attttgaaagatgggaTGCAGCATGTGGGAAAGCTGATTTGTAGCAATTTGGGTGCAAGAATGGACTCTGAGCCTAAACGTTGGAGGGTACTGG CTGACGTGCTTTACGATATTGGTACTGGTCTGGAACTCGTTTCTCCATTATGCCCACATCTGTTTCTTGAAATGGCTGGTCTTGGGAATTTCGCTAAG GGAATGGCTACGGTTGCAGCAAGGGCAACAAGATTACCAATCTATTCATCTTTTGCCAAAGAAGGAAATCTTAGTGACATTTTCGCCAAAGGAGAAGCTATCTCTACTCTTTTTAACGTTGCCGGGATAGGTATTGGGATTCAACTTTCTTCCACAATATGTTCATCAATGGAAGGAAAG TTGGTGGTTGGGTCGATTCTTTCGGTTGTACATGTGTTTAGCGTTGTAGAACAAATGCGAGGGGTACCGATCAACACACTGAATCCACAGAGAACCGCTTTGATCGTGGCTAATTTTCTCAAG ACGGGTAAAGTCCCAAGCCCTGCTGACTTAAGATTCCAAGAAAACCTAATGTTCCCCGAGAGACCAATCCAAGAAGCAGGAAATGTAAAAGTGGGAAGGGCTCTCCATAAAGCTGTGAAGCCTTCTGAGGTGCAGAAACTAAAAGAAGTGTTTGTAGAAGAGAAGTTTCTATTGAGTCATGGAAAGTCATGTACTGATATGGTCTTAGAGCATGATGCAACTGGTGAAGACGCATTGCGAGGGTGGTTAGTTGCAGCATATGCCAAGTCTATGAAAAATATGTACAACGACCCTGATGACATTATATTGCAAGACGCATATGACAGAATGTACGATGTCTTCAGTCCGTTTTTATCTCAAGTGCAAGCGAAAGGATGGTATACTGATAGATTTCTCGATGGCACGGGAACAAGATTTGCTCGGTAG
- the LOC104749757 gene encoding protein root UVB sensitive 2, chloroplastic-like isoform X1 has translation MQFLQEKVKLIKKEEPVMAKKNPEDIPVYWFENSDSVSHRFHFESDGHLSMKVVDDARPVPQKMVESFLNKFFPSGYPYSVNEGYLRYTQFRALQHLSSAALSVLSTQSLLFAAGLRPTPAQATVVSWILKDGMQHVGKLICSNLGARMDSEPKRWRVLADVLYDIGTGLELVSPLCPHLFLEMAGLGNFAKGMATVAARATRLPIYSSFAKEGNLSDIFAKGEAISTLFNVAGIGIGIQLSSTICSSMEGKLVVGSILSVVHVFSVVEQMRGVPINTLNPQRTALIVANFLKTGKVPSPADLRFQENLMFPERPIQEAGNVKVGRALHKAVKPSEVQKLKEVFVEEKFLLSHGKSCTDMVLEHDATGEDALRGWLVAAYAKSMKNMYNDPDDIILQDAYDRMYDVFSPFLSQVQAKGWYTDRFLDGTGTRFAR, from the exons ATGCAGTTTCTG CAGGAGAAGGTGAAGTTGATAAAGAAGGAAGAGCCAGTAATGGCGAAGAAGAATCCTGAAGACATTCCCGTTTACTGGTTCGAGAACTCTGATTCTGTCTCTCACCGTTTCCACTTCGAATCCGACGGCCACCTCTCT ATGAAAGTTGTTGATGACGCAAGACCTGTTCCTCAGAAGATGGTTGAATCCTTCCTTAATAAGTTCTTCCCTTCTGGATATCCATACAG TGTGAACGAAGGATATCTAAGGTACACACAGTTTAGAGCACTTCAGCATTTATCAAGTGCAGCGTTATCTGTGTTATCGACTCAG TCACTGCTATTTGCTGCAGGCTTGCGGCCTACACCGGCTCAAGCAACTGTTGTTAGCTGG attttgaaagatgggaTGCAGCATGTGGGAAAGCTGATTTGTAGCAATTTGGGTGCAAGAATGGACTCTGAGCCTAAACGTTGGAGGGTACTGG CTGACGTGCTTTACGATATTGGTACTGGTCTGGAACTCGTTTCTCCATTATGCCCACATCTGTTTCTTGAAATGGCTGGTCTTGGGAATTTCGCTAAG GGAATGGCTACGGTTGCAGCAAGGGCAACAAGATTACCAATCTATTCATCTTTTGCCAAAGAAGGAAATCTTAGTGACATTTTCGCCAAAGGAGAAGCTATCTCTACTCTTTTTAACGTTGCCGGGATAGGTATTGGGATTCAACTTTCTTCCACAATATGTTCATCAATGGAAGGAAAG TTGGTGGTTGGGTCGATTCTTTCGGTTGTACATGTGTTTAGCGTTGTAGAACAAATGCGAGGGGTACCGATCAACACACTGAATCCACAGAGAACCGCTTTGATCGTGGCTAATTTTCTCAAG ACGGGTAAAGTCCCAAGCCCTGCTGACTTAAGATTCCAAGAAAACCTAATGTTCCCCGAGAGACCAATCCAAGAAGCAGGAAATGTAAAAGTGGGAAGGGCTCTCCATAAAGCTGTGAAGCCTTCTGAGGTGCAGAAACTAAAAGAAGTGTTTGTAGAAGAGAAGTTTCTATTGAGTCATGGAAAGTCATGTACTGATATGGTCTTAGAGCATGATGCAACTGGTGAAGACGCATTGCGAGGGTGGTTAGTTGCAGCATATGCCAAGTCTATGAAAAATATGTACAACGACCCTGATGACATTATATTGCAAGACGCATATGACAGAATGTACGATGTCTTCAGTCCGTTTTTATCTCAAGTGCAAGCGAAAGGATGGTATACTGATAGATTTCTCGATGGCACGGGAACAAGATTTGCTCGGTAG